A single Glycine soja cultivar W05 chromosome 14, ASM419377v2, whole genome shotgun sequence DNA region contains:
- the LOC114384722 gene encoding uncharacterized protein LOC114384722, whose amino-acid sequence MKKLARKLHNEEDEHLSLLVHDRDSHSLDPQEQEKLVRSLERSQAQQSRFIYTVFAALFFCYIVFLLYSIFQQASSPWELQYHAYFMEEIYSWMIISTDWVAVLACSFSIIGLLDQSMHRRRWIHYS is encoded by the exons ATGAAAAAGTTGGCAAGGAAGTTGCACAATGAAGAAGATGAACACTTGTCTCTTCTGGTTCACGACAGAGACTCTCATTCCCTAGACCCTCAAG AGCAAGAAAAGCTGGTTCGTTCTCTTGAAAGGAGTCAAGCTCAGCAGAGTCGCT ttatataTACCGTATTTGCAGCTCTATTCTTCTGTTACATCGTGTTTCTTTTGTACTCCATCTTCCAACAGGCTTCATCTCCGTGGGAACTA CAGTATCACGCTTACTTCATGGAGGAGATCTACTCGTGGATGATTAT tTCTACAGACTGGGTGGCTGTTTTAGCATGCTCATTTTCCATCATAGGATTGCTTGACCAGTCAATGCATCGCAGGAGATGGATCCATTACTCATGA